In Micromonospora sp. WMMD980, the following are encoded in one genomic region:
- a CDS encoding NADH-quinone oxidoreductase subunit D, with translation MTTSNYATERETTEGKVFTVTGGDWDQVVSGTDPINDERIVVNMGPQHPSTHGVLRLILELEGETVREARSVVGYLHTGIEKNLEYRNWVQGSTFVTRMDYLSPIFNETAYALAVEKLLGVTDDVTERATTIRVLMMELNRISSHLVWLATTGMELGAINMMLYGFREREYILDIFETITGLRMNHAYVRPGGVAQDVPEDAIRKIRDFLVLMPKKLKEYENLLSGQPIWIERTQNVAVLDTTACVALGITGPVLRSAGLAWDLRKTMPYCGYETYEFDVPTHTDGDVWGRYLVRLAEIRESLKLVEQALDRLKPGPVMVSDKKIAWPAQLAIGVDGMGNSLEHVAKIMGQSMESLIHHFKLVTEGFRVPPGQVYVGIESPRGELGVHAVSDGGTRPYRVHYREPSFVNLQALPAMAEGGLIADVIAGGASLDPVMGGCDR, from the coding sequence GTGACGACGTCGAACTACGCGACCGAGCGCGAGACCACCGAGGGCAAGGTCTTCACCGTCACCGGTGGGGACTGGGACCAGGTCGTCTCCGGCACCGACCCGATCAACGACGAGCGGATCGTCGTCAACATGGGCCCGCAGCACCCGTCCACGCACGGCGTGCTCCGGCTGATCCTGGAGCTGGAGGGCGAGACGGTCCGCGAGGCCCGTTCGGTCGTCGGCTACCTGCACACCGGCATCGAGAAGAACCTGGAATACCGCAACTGGGTCCAGGGCTCGACGTTCGTGACCCGGATGGACTACCTCTCGCCGATCTTCAACGAGACGGCGTACGCGCTCGCGGTGGAGAAGCTGCTCGGCGTCACCGACGACGTCACCGAGCGGGCCACCACCATCCGGGTGCTCATGATGGAGCTGAACCGGATCTCCTCGCACCTGGTCTGGCTGGCCACCACCGGCATGGAGCTGGGCGCGATCAACATGATGTTGTACGGCTTCCGCGAGCGGGAGTACATCCTCGACATCTTCGAGACCATCACCGGCCTGCGGATGAACCACGCGTACGTGCGGCCGGGCGGGGTGGCGCAGGACGTGCCGGAGGACGCGATCCGCAAGATCCGCGACTTCCTGGTGCTGATGCCGAAGAAGCTCAAGGAGTACGAGAATCTGCTCTCCGGGCAGCCGATCTGGATCGAGCGCACCCAGAACGTGGCGGTGCTCGACACCACCGCCTGCGTGGCGCTCGGCATCACCGGCCCGGTGCTCCGGTCGGCGGGGCTCGCCTGGGACCTGCGCAAGACCATGCCCTACTGCGGCTACGAGACGTACGAGTTCGACGTGCCGACGCACACCGACGGCGACGTGTGGGGCCGCTACCTGGTCCGGCTGGCGGAGATCCGCGAGTCGCTGAAGCTGGTCGAGCAGGCGCTCGACCGGTTGAAGCCGGGCCCGGTGATGGTCTCCGACAAGAAGATCGCCTGGCCGGCGCAGCTCGCCATCGGCGTGGACGGCATGGGCAACTCGCTGGAGCACGTCGCCAAGATCATGGGTCAGTCGATGGAGTCGCTGATCCACCACTTCAAGCTCGTCACCGAGGGCTTCCGGGTCCCGCCGGGCCAGGTGTACGTCGGCATCGAGTCGCCCCGCGGCGAGCTGGGCGTGCACGCGGTGTCCGACGGTGGCACCCGGCCCTACCGGGTGCACTACCGGGAGCCGAGCTTCGTCAACCTCCAGGCCCTCCCGGCGATGGCCGAGGGCGGCCTGATCGCCGACGTGATCGCCGGCGGCGCTTCGCTGGACCCCGTGATGGGTGGTTGTGACCGATGA
- a CDS encoding NADH-quinone oxidoreductase subunit C — MTSPNDRNDDGGVPVPTTPVGASGTAPAEYPPASPAGRGMFGNQGSGDVSGYGGLVRPRRPIEEAARPYGSYFDEVRDALEEAYPQFGDAIEKVVVDRGELTLHVRPERIAEVCQVMRDDMSLRFELCSSVSGVDYLGADGRRLHVVYQLTSMTYRRLVRLEAAVTAEDPHLPSVTAVYPTADWQERETYDMFGIVFDGHPNLTRILMPDDWEGHPQRKDYPLGGIPVEYKGAEIPPPDRRRSYQ; from the coding sequence ATGACCTCGCCGAACGACAGGAACGACGACGGCGGGGTGCCGGTGCCGACCACTCCGGTCGGCGCCAGCGGCACCGCGCCGGCCGAGTACCCGCCGGCCAGCCCGGCCGGCCGGGGCATGTTCGGCAACCAGGGCAGCGGCGACGTCTCCGGCTACGGCGGCCTGGTCCGCCCGCGTCGACCGATCGAGGAGGCCGCCCGGCCCTACGGAAGCTACTTCGACGAGGTGCGCGACGCGCTGGAGGAGGCGTACCCGCAGTTCGGCGACGCGATCGAGAAGGTCGTGGTCGACCGGGGCGAGCTGACCCTGCACGTGCGGCCCGAGCGCATCGCCGAGGTCTGCCAGGTGATGCGCGACGACATGTCGCTGCGCTTCGAGCTGTGCTCCTCGGTGTCCGGGGTGGACTACCTGGGCGCCGACGGGCGTCGGCTGCACGTGGTCTACCAGCTCACCTCGATGACCTACCGGCGGCTGGTCCGGCTGGAGGCCGCGGTCACCGCCGAGGACCCGCACCTGCCGAGCGTCACCGCCGTCTACCCGACCGCCGACTGGCAGGAGCGGGAGACGTACGACATGTTCGGCATCGTCTTCGACGGCCACCCCAACCTGACCCGGATCCTCATGCCGGACGACTGGGAGGGGCACCCGCAGCGCAAGGACTACCCGCTGGGCGGTATCCCCGTCGAGTACAAGGGTGCGGAAATTCCCCCGCCGGACCGGAGGAGGTCCTACCAGTGA
- a CDS encoding NADH-quinone oxidoreductase subunit B translates to MGIEEKLPSGVLLTSVEKLVNWSRKSSVWGATFGLACCAIEMMAAGGPHYDMGRWGMEVFRASPRQADLMIVAGRVSQKMAPVLRQIYDQMAEPRWVISMGVCASSGGMFNNYAIVQGVDHVVPVDMYLPGCPPRPEMLIDAVLKLREKIMYEPLGPNGRKMLEARKERGDVPVVPYGSMPSSYRNDKARRAEWTKAVREGREEQLRIENWMKAQNHLQTQGGPK, encoded by the coding sequence ATGGGCATCGAGGAGAAGCTTCCCTCCGGCGTCCTGCTCACCAGCGTCGAGAAGCTGGTCAACTGGTCGCGGAAGTCGTCCGTCTGGGGCGCCACGTTCGGCCTGGCCTGCTGCGCCATCGAGATGATGGCCGCGGGTGGCCCGCACTACGACATGGGCCGGTGGGGCATGGAGGTCTTCCGCGCCTCGCCCCGGCAGGCGGACCTGATGATCGTGGCCGGCCGGGTCAGCCAGAAGATGGCCCCGGTCCTGCGGCAGATCTACGACCAGATGGCCGAGCCCCGCTGGGTCATCTCGATGGGCGTCTGCGCCAGCAGCGGCGGCATGTTCAACAACTACGCCATCGTGCAGGGCGTCGACCACGTCGTCCCGGTCGACATGTACCTCCCCGGTTGCCCGCCCCGGCCGGAGATGCTCATCGACGCGGTGCTCAAACTGCGCGAGAAGATCATGTACGAGCCGCTGGGCCCGAACGGCCGCAAGATGCTCGAGGCCCGCAAGGAGCGCGGTGACGTGCCCGTCGTGCCGTACGGCTCGATGCCGTCGTCGTACCGCAACGACAAGGCCCGGCGCGCCGAGTGGACGAAGGCCGTCCGCGAGGGGCGCGAGGAGCAGTTGCGGATCGAGAACTGGATGAAGGCGCAGAACCACCTCCAGACGCAGGGAGGCCCGAAATGA
- a CDS encoding NADH-quinone oxidoreductase subunit A, giving the protein MTLSPYAPIIGLFALAAGFALFSVAAARFAGPRRLNKAKLEAYECGIEPSPQPVGGGRFPIKFYLTAMLFIVFDIEIIFLYPWAVSFDALPIFGFVEMVMFIVAVFVAYAYVWRRGGLDWD; this is encoded by the coding sequence ATGACGCTCTCTCCTTATGCACCCATCATCGGGCTGTTCGCCCTCGCCGCGGGGTTCGCGCTGTTCTCCGTGGCCGCCGCCCGATTCGCCGGCCCCCGGCGTCTGAACAAGGCCAAGCTCGAGGCGTACGAGTGTGGCATCGAGCCGAGCCCGCAGCCGGTCGGCGGCGGCCGGTTCCCGATCAAGTTCTACCTGACGGCGATGCTCTTCATCGTCTTCGACATCGAGATCATCTTCCTCTACCCCTGGGCGGTCTCCTTCGACGCCCTGCCGATCTTCGGCTTCGTGGAGATGGTCATGTTCATCGTCGCGGTCTTCGTCGCCTACGCCTACGTCTGGCGGCGCGGCGGCCTGGACTGGGACTGA
- a CDS encoding geranylgeranyl reductase family protein — protein sequence MTAVENDADVIVVGAGPGGSATAYHLARHGVRVLLLEKTEFPREKVCGDGLTPRAVRQLIRMGVDTSPEAGWLHNRGLRVIGGGVRLELDWPDLASFPNYGLVRTRLDFDDLLARRAVTAGAELRTGVNVLGPVLDAEDRVVGVQAEVGPGKEPATFHAPLVVAADGVSGRFPLALGMAKREDRPIGVAVRRYYRSPAKHDDDYLESWLELRSKGNDALLPGYGWIFGLGDGRVNVGLGVLNSSSAFGKTNYRRLLTDWLANTPEDWGMTDEANAEGPILGAALPMGFNRVPHYSRGVLLVGDSGGMVNPFNGEGIAYAMESGELAAEVAVQALARPAGAERERALMAYPQELKARFGGYYRLGGIFVKLIGRPEVMRMATKHGMPHPMLMRFVLKLLANLTDPRGGDAMDRVINAMTRVAPAV from the coding sequence ATGACCGCGGTGGAGAACGACGCCGACGTCATCGTCGTGGGCGCCGGTCCCGGAGGATCGGCCACGGCATACCACCTGGCGCGGCACGGCGTACGCGTGCTGTTGCTGGAGAAGACGGAGTTCCCCCGGGAGAAGGTCTGCGGCGACGGGCTCACGCCCCGCGCCGTGCGGCAGCTCATTCGGATGGGCGTGGACACCTCACCCGAGGCCGGCTGGCTGCACAACCGGGGCCTGCGAGTGATCGGTGGCGGGGTCCGCCTGGAGCTGGACTGGCCCGACCTGGCCAGCTTCCCCAACTACGGCCTGGTCCGCACCCGGCTCGACTTCGACGACCTGCTCGCCCGGCGTGCCGTGACCGCCGGCGCCGAGCTGCGCACCGGCGTCAACGTCCTCGGTCCGGTGCTCGACGCCGAGGACCGGGTGGTCGGGGTGCAGGCCGAGGTCGGTCCCGGCAAGGAGCCGGCCACCTTCCACGCGCCGCTGGTGGTCGCCGCCGACGGCGTCTCCGGCCGGTTCCCGCTCGCCCTCGGCATGGCCAAGCGGGAGGACCGGCCGATCGGGGTCGCGGTCCGTCGCTACTACCGCTCGCCGGCCAAGCACGACGACGACTACCTGGAGTCCTGGCTGGAGCTGCGGTCCAAGGGCAACGACGCGTTGCTGCCCGGCTACGGCTGGATCTTCGGGCTCGGCGACGGCCGGGTGAACGTCGGCCTCGGCGTGCTCAACTCCTCCTCGGCCTTCGGCAAGACGAACTACCGCAGGCTGCTCACCGACTGGTTGGCCAACACCCCGGAGGACTGGGGGATGACCGACGAGGCCAACGCGGAGGGGCCGATCCTCGGCGCCGCGCTGCCGATGGGCTTCAACCGCGTCCCGCACTACAGCCGCGGCGTGCTGCTCGTCGGCGACTCCGGCGGCATGGTCAACCCGTTCAACGGCGAGGGCATCGCGTACGCGATGGAGTCCGGCGAGCTGGCCGCGGAGGTCGCGGTGCAGGCGCTGGCCCGCCCGGCCGGCGCCGAGCGGGAGCGCGCGCTGATGGCCTATCCGCAGGAGCTGAAGGCCCGTTTCGGCGGCTACTACCGGCTCGGCGGGATCTTCGTGAAGCTGATCGGCCGACCCGAGGTGATGCGGATGGCCACGAAGCACGGCATGCCGCACCCGATGCTCATGCGGTTCGTGCTGAAGCTGCTGGCGAACCTGACCGACCCGCGCGGCGGGGACGCGATGGACCGGGTCATCAACGCCATGACGAGGGTGGCGCCGGCCGTGTAG
- a CDS encoding demethylmenaquinone methyltransferase, producing MTSRSPQGGRASLEKQPHEVAAMFDGVAARYDLTNTVLAFGQDRSWRRATRAALGLHPGERVLDVGAGTGVSTEELAHSGAYAVGADLSLGMLHAGKRTRPAVPLLAGDALRLPFADATFDAVTISFALRNVNDTDAALRELARVTRPGGRLVVCEFSTPVNPAFRTVYLSYLMRSLPVVARAVSSNPDAYVYLAESIRAWPDQAALAARVGAAGWGRVAWRNLTGGVVALHRAVRN from the coding sequence GTGACCAGTCGTTCCCCGCAGGGCGGGCGCGCCAGCCTGGAGAAGCAGCCGCACGAGGTCGCCGCCATGTTCGACGGCGTGGCGGCCCGCTACGACCTGACCAACACCGTGCTCGCCTTCGGGCAGGACCGGTCCTGGCGGCGGGCCACCCGGGCGGCGCTCGGGCTGCATCCCGGTGAGCGGGTGCTGGACGTCGGCGCCGGCACCGGCGTCTCCACCGAGGAGTTGGCGCACTCCGGCGCGTACGCGGTCGGCGCCGACCTGTCACTGGGCATGCTGCACGCCGGCAAGCGCACCCGCCCGGCGGTGCCGCTGCTGGCCGGGGACGCGTTGCGGCTGCCGTTCGCCGACGCCACCTTCGACGCGGTGACCATCTCCTTCGCGCTGCGCAACGTGAACGACACCGACGCGGCCCTGCGCGAGCTGGCCCGGGTCACCCGGCCCGGCGGGCGGCTGGTGGTGTGCGAGTTCAGCACCCCGGTCAACCCGGCGTTCCGGACGGTCTACCTGTCGTACCTGATGCGGTCGTTGCCGGTGGTGGCCCGGGCGGTGTCGAGCAACCCCGACGCCTACGTCTACCTCGCCGAGTCGATCCGGGCCTGGCCGGACCAGGCGGCGCTGGCCGCCCGGGTCGGCGCCGCCGGCTGGGGTCGGGTGGCGTGGCGCAACCTGACCGGCGGGGTGGTCGCGCTGCACCGTGCGGTCCGGAACTGA
- a CDS encoding cell wall anchor protein, whose translation MTNRYRSTLARAGVVALLSTAGLGAVTGPAHAAGEADLQLIPLSYQLAKGVDEAKAKPFKFQVDNTTGTVDAKDVRVTVETKGLKPRKVGVLVPDGCEVAGTAFSCLLGDLAAGTTEDFGIPLFSTGGKGAAGTLTVSISSATADPDLENNTVDHDVTVTAPGYDLTTWVQDVYADVQVDGDEVGEANLRPVRPGETAPLDWAVFNDGSRKATGVAYGITLPAGVTFAELPEGCVEQDLGGFAQAYCEDRGVVLKPGQYYTAGVRVTVGADVTEKLLRPGFVFAAGLDSASGAPEETPRAASSAQRRTFTEVDEVDNTAQFDVFVDPSAEPTPTPTPTATPTAEPTPSGSATAVPTPTPTAGGGSGGGSGDGGLPVTGMQVGLIGGIGAVVLAAGAALLMLSRRRKVVLVAPTEERTED comes from the coding sequence ATGACCAACCGTTACCGATCCACGCTGGCGCGCGCCGGTGTGGTGGCCCTGCTCTCGACCGCCGGACTCGGCGCGGTCACCGGCCCGGCGCACGCCGCCGGCGAGGCCGACCTTCAGCTCATCCCGCTCAGCTACCAGCTGGCCAAGGGCGTCGACGAGGCCAAGGCCAAGCCGTTCAAGTTCCAGGTGGACAACACCACCGGCACCGTCGACGCCAAGGACGTCCGGGTCACGGTGGAGACCAAGGGCCTCAAGCCCCGCAAGGTCGGCGTGCTCGTGCCGGACGGGTGCGAGGTGGCGGGCACCGCCTTCTCCTGCCTGCTCGGCGACCTGGCCGCCGGCACCACCGAGGACTTCGGCATCCCGCTCTTCTCCACCGGCGGCAAGGGCGCGGCCGGCACGCTCACGGTCTCCATCAGCTCGGCCACCGCCGACCCCGACCTGGAGAACAACACCGTCGACCACGACGTCACCGTCACCGCGCCCGGCTACGACCTCACCACCTGGGTGCAGGACGTCTACGCCGACGTGCAGGTCGACGGCGACGAGGTCGGTGAGGCGAACCTCCGTCCGGTCCGGCCGGGCGAGACCGCGCCGCTGGACTGGGCCGTCTTCAACGACGGCAGCAGGAAGGCCACCGGCGTCGCGTACGGGATCACGTTGCCGGCCGGCGTGACCTTCGCCGAGCTGCCCGAGGGCTGCGTCGAGCAGGACCTCGGCGGCTTCGCGCAGGCGTACTGCGAGGACCGAGGCGTGGTGCTCAAGCCCGGCCAGTACTACACCGCAGGTGTGCGGGTGACGGTCGGCGCGGACGTGACCGAGAAGCTGCTCCGCCCCGGCTTCGTCTTCGCCGCCGGCCTGGACTCCGCCTCGGGCGCGCCCGAGGAGACGCCGCGGGCCGCCAGCTCGGCGCAGCGGCGGACGTTCACCGAGGTCGACGAGGTCGACAACACCGCGCAGTTCGACGTCTTCGTCGACCCGAGCGCGGAGCCGACCCCGACCCCGACCCCGACGGCCACGCCGACGGCCGAGCCGACCCCGAGCGGCAGCGCGACGGCGGTGCCGACGCCGACCCCGACCGCGGGCGGTGGCAGCGGTGGTGGCTCCGGCGACGGTGGCCTGCCGGTGACCGGCATGCAGGTCGGCCTGATCGGCGGGATCGGCGCGGTCGTGCTCGCCGCCGGCGCGGCGCTGCTGATGCTGTCCCGACGTCGCAAGGTGGTCCTGGTCGCCCCGACCGAGGAGCGCACCGAGGACTGA
- the mqnC gene encoding cyclic dehypoxanthinyl futalosine synthase has protein sequence MTVSREIDDILQRGADGGRITPEEALLLYTEAPFHALGEAADAVRRRRYPDNVVTYLIDRNINYTNVCVTACKFCAFYRAPKHAEGWTHPTEEILRRCGEAVELGATQVMLQGGHHPDYGVDYYEELFSSVKRAYPQLAIHSIGPSEILHMAKVSGVSLDEAIARIKAAGLDSIAGAGAEMLPDRPRRAIAPLKESGARWLEVMELAHRQGLESTATMMMGTGETNAERIEHLRMIRDVQDRTGGFRAFIPWTYQPENNHLKGRTQATALEYLRLVAVARLFFETVPHLQASWLTTGKDVGQLALHMGVDDLGSIMLEENVISSAGARHRSNLHELIGMIRSADRIPAQRDTLYHRLAVHHTPADDPSDDRVVSHFSSIALPGGGAGRSLPLVEVN, from the coding sequence GTGACGGTGAGCCGGGAGATCGACGACATCCTGCAGCGTGGCGCGGACGGCGGGCGGATCACGCCCGAGGAGGCGCTGCTGCTCTACACCGAGGCGCCCTTCCACGCGCTGGGCGAGGCGGCCGACGCGGTACGGCGGCGCCGCTACCCGGACAACGTCGTCACCTACCTGATCGACCGCAACATCAACTACACGAACGTCTGCGTGACGGCGTGCAAGTTCTGCGCGTTCTACCGGGCCCCCAAGCACGCCGAGGGCTGGACCCACCCGACCGAAGAGATCCTGCGCCGCTGCGGCGAGGCGGTCGAGCTGGGCGCCACCCAGGTGATGCTCCAGGGCGGGCACCACCCGGACTACGGCGTGGACTACTACGAGGAGTTGTTCTCCTCGGTCAAGCGGGCCTACCCGCAGCTCGCCATCCACTCGATCGGTCCGAGCGAGATCCTGCACATGGCGAAGGTGTCGGGCGTGAGCCTCGACGAGGCCATCGCCCGGATCAAGGCCGCCGGCCTGGACTCGATCGCCGGGGCCGGCGCCGAGATGCTGCCGGACCGGCCGCGCCGGGCGATCGCGCCGTTGAAGGAGTCCGGCGCGCGCTGGCTCGAGGTGATGGAGTTGGCGCACCGGCAGGGCCTGGAGTCGACCGCGACCATGATGATGGGCACCGGCGAGACCAACGCCGAGCGGATCGAGCACCTGCGGATGATCCGGGACGTGCAGGACCGCACCGGCGGCTTCCGGGCCTTCATCCCGTGGACCTACCAGCCGGAGAACAACCACCTGAAGGGCCGCACCCAGGCCACCGCGCTGGAATACCTGCGCCTGGTCGCGGTGGCCCGGCTCTTCTTCGAGACGGTGCCGCACCTCCAGGCGTCCTGGCTGACCACCGGGAAGGACGTCGGGCAGCTCGCCCTGCACATGGGCGTGGACGACCTCGGCTCGATCATGCTGGAGGAGAACGTCATCTCCTCCGCCGGCGCCCGGCACCGGTCCAACCTGCACGAGCTGATCGGCATGATCCGCTCGGCGGACCGCATCCCGGCCCAGCGCGACACGCTCTACCACCGGCTCGCGGTGCACCACACCCCCGCCGACGACCCGAGCGACGACCGGGTGGTCTCGCACTTCTCGTCGATCGCCCTGCCGGGCGGCGGCGCGGGCCGGTCGCTGCCGCTGGTCGAGGTGAACTGA
- a CDS encoding PIN domain-containing protein, which translates to MIYLDSAAVIKMLRREEETPELLGWLNDRAGAALVSSVLVEVEVPRALRRAAPQALVGVPSVLGRLYRVEIDAAVRATAGAYPEPMLRSLDAIHLATAEILARQATTEFVAFLTYDRRPLEAAKAVGLPVASPGMA; encoded by the coding sequence GTGATCTATCTCGACTCCGCGGCGGTCATCAAGATGCTCCGGCGGGAGGAGGAGACGCCGGAACTGCTCGGCTGGCTGAACGACCGTGCCGGCGCGGCCCTGGTCTCGTCGGTCCTGGTCGAGGTGGAGGTGCCGCGGGCGCTGCGCCGCGCCGCGCCGCAGGCGCTGGTCGGTGTCCCGTCGGTACTGGGCCGCCTCTACCGGGTCGAGATCGACGCCGCGGTCCGAGCGACGGCGGGTGCCTACCCGGAGCCGATGCTGCGCAGTCTCGACGCGATCCACCTCGCCACCGCGGAGATCCTGGCCCGCCAAGCAACCACGGAGTTCGTGGCCTTCCTGACCTACGACCGGCGACCGCTGGAGGCGGCCAAGGCGGTGGGGTTGCCGGTGGCGAGCCCGGGCATGGCCTGA
- a CDS encoding type II toxin-antitoxin system prevent-host-death family antitoxin, whose product MEQIAVRELNQHTSRVLARVRAGETVEVTDRGEPIARLVPVLAGDALLGRLVAEGRATAPTTAGPVPMPPVLGDPTVDVAAALVEARDEERW is encoded by the coding sequence ATGGAGCAGATCGCCGTTCGGGAGCTGAACCAGCACACCAGCCGGGTGTTGGCCAGGGTGCGCGCGGGCGAGACGGTCGAGGTGACCGACCGGGGCGAGCCGATCGCCCGTCTGGTGCCGGTGCTGGCCGGTGACGCCCTGCTCGGCCGGCTGGTGGCCGAAGGGCGGGCGACGGCACCGACCACGGCCGGACCGGTGCCCATGCCGCCGGTGCTCGGCGATCCGACCGTGGACGTCGCGGCAGCCCTGGTCGAGGCGCGCGACGAGGAGCGCTGGTGA
- the paaE gene encoding 1,2-phenylacetyl-CoA epoxidase subunit PaaE, which yields MTVTITRQVRRRPVFHPLPVAAVDRLTDDSVSITFAVPEELRETFAFRAGQHLTVRRPAVADDPEAEEARRSYSISSTPDELARHGRLRIGVREVPGGAFSAYACGALRGGDTVEVLPPLGHFTSAFAPDRARRYGAVVAGSGITPVLGLAATALAVEPESTFTVVYGNRTANTVMFAEELADLKDRYPSRLHLVHVLSREMGESPLLSGRIDADRLTRLLETVVPGDEIEEWFLCGPYPMVEDARAVLAGRGVPDKAVHTELFHVDSAAEPARRPVERSGVETGTEVTLVLDGRSSSFTMDRDERVLDAALRVRGELPYACKGGVCSTCRARVTDGEVTMARNYALEPDELAAGYVLTCQSSPVTDKLTVDYDA from the coding sequence GTGACTGTCACGATCACCCGGCAAGTGCGCCGCCGGCCGGTCTTCCACCCGCTGCCCGTCGCCGCGGTGGACCGGCTCACCGACGACTCCGTGTCGATCACCTTCGCGGTGCCCGAGGAGTTGCGGGAGACGTTCGCGTTCCGGGCCGGGCAGCATCTCACGGTCCGCCGGCCGGCGGTCGCGGACGACCCGGAGGCCGAGGAGGCCCGGCGGTCGTACTCGATCAGCTCCACCCCGGACGAGCTGGCCCGGCACGGCCGGTTGCGGATCGGGGTGCGCGAGGTTCCCGGCGGGGCCTTCTCCGCGTACGCCTGCGGGGCGCTGCGCGGGGGCGACACCGTCGAGGTGCTGCCGCCGCTCGGGCACTTCACCTCCGCGTTCGCCCCGGACCGGGCCCGCCGGTACGGCGCGGTGGTCGCCGGCTCCGGCATCACGCCGGTGCTCGGGCTGGCCGCGACCGCGCTGGCCGTCGAGCCGGAGAGCACGTTCACCGTGGTGTACGGCAACCGGACGGCGAACACGGTGATGTTCGCCGAGGAGCTGGCCGACCTGAAGGACCGCTATCCGAGCCGGCTGCACCTGGTGCACGTGCTCTCCCGTGAGATGGGCGAGTCGCCGCTGCTCTCCGGCCGGATCGACGCCGACCGGCTGACCCGGCTGCTGGAGACCGTGGTGCCGGGCGACGAGATCGAGGAATGGTTCCTCTGCGGCCCGTATCCGATGGTGGAGGACGCCAGGGCGGTGCTGGCCGGGCGCGGGGTGCCCGACAAGGCGGTGCACACCGAGCTGTTCCACGTGGACTCCGCGGCGGAGCCGGCCCGGCGCCCGGTCGAACGGAGCGGCGTGGAAACCGGCACCGAGGTGACGCTGGTGCTGGACGGGCGGTCGTCGAGCTTCACCATGGACCGGGACGAGCGGGTGCTGGACGCGGCGCTGCGGGTGCGGGGCGAGCTGCCGTACGCCTGCAAGGGCGGGGTCTGCTCCACCTGCCGGGCCCGGGTCACCGACGGTGAGGTGACCATGGCGCGCAACTACGCCCTGGAGCCGGACGAGTTGGCCGCCGGTTACGTCCTGACCTGCCAGTCCAGCCCGGTCACCGACAAGCTGACAGTCGACTACGACGCGTGA
- the paaD gene encoding 1,2-phenylacetyl-CoA epoxidase subunit PaaD: protein MTDARAAVAAVVDPEIRVITIDELGILRAVEREPGTGRVVVTITPTYTGCPAMDVIRADIRRALAAAGHPESEVRTVYHPAWSTDWISDTGRAKLAAAGIAPPAPRGDDTVVPLTLAVRCPRCGSPETTQVSRFGSTACKALWRCRSCAEPFDHLKAL, encoded by the coding sequence GTGACCGACGCCAGGGCGGCGGTGGCGGCGGTGGTGGACCCGGAGATCCGGGTCATCACCATCGACGAGCTGGGCATCCTGCGCGCGGTCGAGCGGGAGCCGGGCACCGGGCGGGTCGTCGTGACCATCACCCCCACCTACACCGGCTGCCCGGCCATGGACGTGATCCGCGCGGACATCCGCCGGGCGCTCGCCGCTGCCGGGCATCCGGAGTCCGAGGTCCGCACGGTCTACCACCCGGCCTGGAGCACCGACTGGATCTCCGACACCGGGCGGGCCAAGCTGGCCGCCGCCGGCATCGCCCCGCCCGCCCCGCGCGGGGACGACACGGTGGTGCCGCTGACCCTGGCGGTCCGCTGCCCGCGCTGCGGATCCCCGGAAACCACGCAGGTCAGCCGGTTCGGCTCCACCGCCTGCAAGGCGTTGTGGCGCTGCCGCTCCTGCGCCGAACCCTTCGACCACCTGAAGGCGCTGTGA